Proteins found in one Bremerella volcania genomic segment:
- a CDS encoding sigma-70 family RNA polymerase sigma factor, protein MKTFTEILQAAGRGDDRASDELLPLVYDELRRLAAYHLAHESPGQTLQPTALVHEAYMRLTGGDQTQVWEGRRHFFAAAAISIRRILVDNSRRKRSQKRGGNFTRQELVDEQICVLPEPVEDLLALDEALDKLQTEHPDAAQLVQLLYFSGLQRTEAAEILEISPRTADRLWTFARAWLRREMSPHEDISK, encoded by the coding sequence ATGAAAACCTTTACCGAAATCTTGCAAGCCGCCGGGCGGGGAGACGACCGGGCATCGGATGAATTGCTTCCCCTGGTCTACGACGAATTGCGTCGATTGGCGGCTTATCACCTCGCTCATGAAAGCCCAGGGCAAACACTTCAGCCGACTGCTTTGGTACATGAAGCCTACATGCGTCTCACCGGTGGTGATCAAACACAAGTTTGGGAGGGACGTCGACATTTCTTCGCGGCCGCGGCGATTTCGATTCGACGCATCCTCGTCGACAACTCGCGCAGAAAACGCAGCCAGAAACGGGGAGGCAATTTCACCCGGCAGGAACTCGTCGACGAACAGATTTGCGTCTTGCCGGAACCAGTAGAAGATTTGCTGGCCCTCGACGAGGCACTCGATAAGCTGCAAACCGAACATCCCGATGCCGCCCAGTTGGTACAACTCCTTTATTTCTCAGGATTACAGCGAACCGAGGCTGCCGAGATTCTGGAGATCTCGCCGCGGACCGCGGACCGTCTGTGGACGTTTGCCCGGGCATGGCTAAGACGCGAGATGTCTCCTCACGAAGATATATCAAAATAA